A segment of the Vibrio sp. YMD68 genome:
TTGGTCGGTGGCAGCTGGGCGGTGATTGCTTCGGATTTCATGCAGATGATCATCATCACAGTCATGACGTTTATTGCTGCGCTCGTCGCGATTTGGAAATCGGGTGGTGTCGGTAACTTGTTGGAAGTGGGGCTGCCGACTCAGCAATTGATTGGTGAGGGATACAGTTACTCGTATTTATTCGTTGGTTGGTTTATCTGTATTTTCGTTAAGCAGTTTTTCAGTACCAACAACATGGTCGATTCTTACCGGTTTATTGCGTCAAAAGATACTAAAAATGCCCGAAAAGCAGCGTTGCTTGCGTGCAGTCTGATGATCATCGGCCCACTGATGTGGTTTTTACCTGCGTGGTTCGTGGCAGGGAATTACCCAGATACAAGTGCATGGGGTCTCGAAGAGTTAGGCAATAAAGTCGCTGATGCCACTTACTACATGTTTGTTAAAAATGAAATGCCAGTGGGAATGGTGGGGTTGATGTTAGCGGCTATGTTTGCGGCCACCATGTCCTCAATGGATTCTGCTCTGAACCGTAATGCCGGCATCATCTTGAAAAGTGTCTATGAACCTTATCTTTGTAAAGAGATGACAGAGAAGAAGCTGATGAACGCGAGCCGTATTCTTACCGCGGCATTTGGCATCATTATCATCGTTGCTGCTTTGTTCCTAACTTCATTGAAACAGTTTGGGCTATTTGACCTAATGATGCTGGTCGGAACGTTGGTTGGCTTCCCGGTTTTGATTCCATCTATCTTGTGCTTTTTCATCCGTAAAACGCCAGACTGGGCTGGGTGGGGCACGATTGTTGTGGGTATGTTCGTATCAGCGGTGATAGCGTTTGTCATCACACCAGAGATGATCCAGAGCCTACTTGGCCTTGACGAGCCACTTTCGTCACGTGAATTTGCCGAAATGAAATCCGTTACCCTCGGGGTGATCGGGCATATGACGATTACACTGCCTTTCTTCGTCTTATCGCAACTCTTCTACAAGGGCCACTCTGCAAAACGCGAGTCAGAGGTAAACCAGTTCTTTACTAACATCGATACAGAAGTGGTAGTAGAGGAAAATGCAACCAGTATTGCGATGGATAACAAGCAACGCGATATGCTAGGAAAAATGCTCCTTATTGCTGCTGTATTCCTGTCTTTGTTGGTACTGATTCCTAACCCAATGTGGGGACGAATGCTGTTCGTTTTGGTTGCGCTCATCATCGGTGGTATTGGTGCGCTACTCCTGCATGCGGCAAAACGAGCTGGACGCCCAGTCTCACAATCTTCAGCAACTAATCACGTTTAATAAAAAGGGCTGGGTAAACCAGCCCAAGGATTCTACATGTCTGTACAACAAAAATTTGGTGGCGAACTCTCTGATGAAGAGTTTCGCAAGTTCACGTTATACACCTCTCAAAGTAATAACAAACATGATGATGAGGCGAGAGCAAAAATATTGGGCTTTACCAGCAGCAATGTCCGCGTTGCGCCTGGAGCGATCATTCGCATTGGAGAGAACCAAATTGGCGCGCGCAGTTATGTTGGCCTTTACAGCTACATCAATGGAGATGTCGTGATTCAAGAGGATGTATCGATTGGCCCTCACGTTTCCATTGTAGGTGGTAATCATGTCTTTGAGCCGGAGACTCAGTGCTTTAGTGGCCGCAGTAGTTGGCAAGAAGGGAAAGTCATTATCGAGCGAGGTGTTTGGTTGACAACGGGTGTTGTTATCACTCCGGGCACAACCGTAGGGGCATGCTCACTGGTTTGCGCTAACTCTGTTGTGACTGGTGATATCGCTCCATATTCGATTGTGGCAGGGGCACCAGCTAAGCAAATTGGTACGATTGATCCAAAGTCGGGTCAATACCATTGGTTCAACAAGGAGTAGTGGTTCAATGTTGTCTTTGTCTCGTAAGCACGATTTTCAATTATTTACCGCGCCAACGGAGCAATCTGCGGTGGTGAATCCCCCAAGTTTTAATTGGCCACAAACCCGATACGAAGGGGTGTACCACCTTGAACTTGAGTCACTAACTTCACAGAAGTCTTGGAGCTGGAGCGATGTGCAGTCTCCTTTGCAACTGGATTTCGCTCTAGCTAGCGGACAATATCGCTGGCGAGTGCGTTGTGTGGAAAGCCATGAGTCCTCGGATTGGATCCATTTCTCTATTGATGAACATACGGAGGTGTACCTCGCGCCAACAGCGGCAGAGCTTTTCGAAGCATGTCGAGATAATGATCAGTTCTTGCTCTACTTCGATGCGGATATTGCTACGGTGAACACCGCTTCACACGGCATTGAAGAGAAACTTCGCGCCAGCGTCACCGATTTGGATATTGAGTCAATTCAATACCCAAACCATTATCGACGAGGTCTTGAAGAAGGTAAGCGCACAGCGATTGCCAATGTTAGGAACTGGATCGATCGTGACTTAATGGCGCTAACGTTACTCTACCGAATTTGGGGAGATGACAAATCTGGAAAGAGAGCGTGTCAAATACTGTTAAGATTGGCTGAGTGGAGTCCGGAAGGACCTGCGTCGCTCCTACGTCCTTGTACTTGGGGGGACGAGGTCGGTCTTTCATTATCTCGTAACCTCTACCTTGCTTATCACTGGTTGTCGCCTTTATTAAAAGAAGAAGAGCGAGGCTTTGTCCGCCCTTTACTGGTCAGGCTTGCATTTCAAATGGAAGAACGCTTAGAGCAAGACCAGTTTAAGCAGTTTCCGGGGCATTCTCATACCTCTCGACTGCCCGCATACTTGGGTATTGCTGCATTATGTCTGCACAAAGAGTTTGATCTTAAGACGTGCGAGCGTTGGCTCAGTTATGCATTGATGATCTATCGAGGGGTATTGCCTTTCTATGGCGGCAAGGATGGCAGTTGGGTAGAGGGCCCCTTTTACTCCTCTTCCTATACAAAGTGGCACCACCCATTTTTCCTTGCGGTTGAACGGTTGAGTGGTTTCTCTTTCTATCATCACCCGTTTTACAAAAATCACGTCAACTTCGCGATGGACTTTGTTGCCACTCAAGAACGTATTCACCCATTTGGTGATGGCTTTTGGTGCCAACGTGATGGCAAAGAGTGGCCTGGATTCTTTGCTCAAAATCCGTTGCGTATTTACGCGCAACGCTTTGGGGATCATCGTGCGCAAGCGCGCTCTCGAGACCTCGAGTCTGAGATTGATGTTTATCAACTTCATTTACTGGATATTGTACCAACGTTACCTCAACTGGATTATCAGACGGCAAGTCAGAAAGGCAAAGTAAGCGCAATACCGAGCATTCCTCAGCATGTTTACTACACCTATGCGGGGCTAGGTAAAATCACTCATGACAGCACGTCACTTTACTATCGTGCTAGCCAATTTGGTAACAGCTCTCATCGACATGCCGATCAGGGAAACTTTGCGTATGTCGACCAAGGGCAAAATATCTTAACGCCAAGTGGTAGCTATGGTTACCGCTTTGGTAGCCAACATCACAGCCAATGGACTCGAACAACGCAAGCACATAACTTGCCGCTAATCGATGGAGTAGGACAAAAGCTCGATTGTCCATCGGGTGTCGCTCATCTTGTTGGTCACCGAGCGGTAGATGGTTTTGACATTGTCGTATTGGATTTAGCGGACGCTTATGTGGATTGTGAGCGCTACTATCGAACGTTTGTTTTCGTTAAGCAGTTGGGACTCATTGTCTTTGACCAAATACATCTTGAGACAGCTAAACCACTCCAATGGCGGTTACATACTCCTTGTGACGTCGCATTCAACCCATCAGGCGTAACACTTGCTCTTGAGCAGCAAAGTTACCAAGTCAATGTCACTGGTCATCAATTACAGGCACCTGAACTAGTTGACGAAATTAATGATGAAGATGTGTTTTGCACAAGTGTCGAATCCGACGCACAAAAAGATATACGACATATTGAATGGAGAATTGCTGCGCATAAACAACATAGAATTCTAATGCAATGCAGCCAGTCCAACGCGCTGCAATGTGCTTTGAAAGAAGATGAATGGATTGTTGAAGCTGAAGGCCAACGACTGATATTACCGAGCCTCAAAAGCGTGTCACCCAATGAATACTTAAACAACCTGGCTACAACGAACGGCTAGTTTCTGAAAACAACAAAAGAGAAAAATAGATGAATAATTACTCTAAAACCCTATTGGCCCTTACCATTGCCGCGATGTCATCCAGTGCTGCTGCACAACTGGATCCAGCGAAATCACCATCGGAAAACTTTGATCTTTCAATGTGGAAAATCGTGATACCAATGGAAGACACAAAACCAGAGCGTCAAGGTAAGGTAATGGAATTATCTAAAGCTGAAGTGAATCAAGGCTACCAACACCCGCAATGGTTTTATACCGACAAAAAGAGTGGTGCAATGGTCTTTGCTGCGCCAAACAAAGCGATGACAACGCCGAATTCGAGCAACGCGCGCTCTGAGCTGCATGCGTTAATCTCGGATAAGCATGATATTGGCCCTTACGAACCTGAAAACAACTTTGTACTCGCCTCACATCCCAAAGCAAGTGAGTTTGGAGCGATAGGTGGCAAAATGAGTGCAACGCTCGCTGTGGACCATGTGAGTCTAAGTGGTGACCATCGCCACAATGATTCGTTTTCCGTTGTGATTGGCCAAATTCATGCGGGCACTAACGAGCCACTAAAAATCTTCTATCGTAAGCTGCCTGATCAAGAATATGGTTCGGTGTATTGGAATTATGAGAACAATGCCTTGGGTGAAGATTACCACCGACGCCTAGACATTTCTCACAACGTTTTTGGTCAAGCCAAGCTGCGTTTTGGTCAACCTGAACCAACGGATGGCATCAAGCTAGGAGAGAAGTTCTCGTACGATGTTCAAGTGGATGGCGATGTGATGTATCTCGAATTTACTAAGAATTTAGAGAGTGAAGCGCCTATCTCTCGTCATTTTGCTATTGACTTAGCGAAGGGGCAATATCTAGGCAACAAGTATGATGCGGGCTATAAAAATGAGTGGTTCTTTTTCAAAGCGGGCGCATACAACCAGTGCAACACAGGAGTTGTACGCTGTACAAACAACGGCATAGAGGCAGGAGACTATACTCAAGCGAGCTTCTATAAGCTGGAAATCAAACACTAGACCTGGTGTGTTATGTGTTACTACTAATCAAAGTCCGCGTTACAAACATTGTATTTAACTTAGTGGAGCTGTCTTTGCGATTAACAATATAGAGAGCTTTTGATATTTTTACCGCCCTAGGCTGACTTGGTTTAGGGCACTTATCTAAAAAGTAGCTCCTGTAAATAATTCTGTGTAACTGCTCTCGGAAGCATCCATAATAGCCAGTATTTAACCTAAGATCGATTTAAGCAGTAAGCGATTAAGCCTCCTAGTAAGTTCAGTATGAACCCGTGTAAGCTACGATGAATTTGAAATATGTTCTTTAGTTGGTCATTTATCGTCTCGATAATGAGCCGCTTCGACAGCATCGCTCGATCCCAAGCTGCTGTGGCTTTTGGCTTCATATTTTTTCGATGCGTTGTTATTAGTGTAATCCCATCTTCCTTCAAATCTTCAGTGAGCACTTTACTGATATAGCCTTTGTCAGCTAAAGCTTGTTGAATAGCCCCTTTGATAATTCACGAACAGGCTTCCTATCATCAGTATTTATATGAGCGAATAGAGGCTGCTGCTCCTCAATGGATTCCAGCGAGTGTCTTGTTTTTAGAGGCTCAAGAAAGGGGATATGAAGGAGGGATATGATGCTCAAGCTGGCAGGTTTCCCCAGCATAAAAACGCTGGAACAGTTTGATTTTAAAAAAGCTACAGGAGTACCAAGACGCTCTATCAAAGAGCTAGAATCATTGGCCTTTATAGCGCGAAATGAGAATGTCATTTTATTGGGTCCGAGTGGTACGAGAAAACACATATTGCCAGTGCTCTTGGATTTAAAGCAGCCCAAACTCGGCTCAAAACAAAATTTATAACAGCAGCCGATTTAATGTTGCAGTTAGGAGCGGCTCAAAGACAAGGAAAATTAAAATCCTATCTGCAACGAGCAGTGATAGCCCCAAAGTTGTTGTTCATTGATGCGATTTGCTACCTGCCCTTTGAGTGAGAGGAAGCCAACTTATTGCAAAACGTTACGAAAAAGGTAGCATTATTCTAACGAGTAACTTGCCTTTTGGGCAAGTGGCCGTCAACATTTTTAGACGATGCTACTCTAACAGCAGCCATGCTTGACCGCTTACTTCATCACTCTCACATACTTCAATTGAGTTATCGTTTAAAAGACAAGAGAAAGGCAGGAATCATAGAGGAGTAATACACTAAGGTAGATCAGTTTTTAATGATCGAAAATTCGAAAAGATGGATCACTTTTAAATGATCGTTGACAGGTTGCGAGAATGCGGTGTGGTTTGGTTATGCGTTTATGGATAATGCTGTTGGCTCTATGGTGGATAATTAGGGCTGTTGTGCCTTGTGGAGCCATAGCGCGATGATTGTGTACAACTTAATGAATTGACAATTACATGAGCTCTATGGACCGTTAGGTACATTGAGAAGGAGGGTGGTAACTAGACGGATACCAGGGTTAATCGTATACGAATAATTTTCAACGCAGTCGTCTTAGTCGGTCTCGAAAAAATAATAACATCCGTGCTTTGATTCACGGCCTTTTGCACTGAGATATCAACAACATCAAGGCTTTGCCACCTTGTGGTAGGTATTAAATACTGACCAAATACAACGATTGAGTTTGTTATGAAATCCATTCATAACGAGATTCAATCATGTCCCAACACTCTTCAAGCCATCGCTATAATCTCAATCACATTCAAGACATCGAAAGCGTGCTGAGCCAAGCTTTAAACCTATTTAAACGGGTGAGCGTGTTTCGGTTTGATGTGCATTACCCTAATTTTCATCCCGATGACCCGACCTCTTATCGTACACAGGAGTTTACTAAAAAATTCCTAGGCTCACTCACCTCTAAGTCAGAGCACATGACCGGTCAGAAGGCGACGTTCTATTACCTTTGGTGCAAAGAGCACAACATTGAGAAAGGCCCCCCCCTGCCACACTACCACTTTGCATTGATTCTTAATGGTAATCAATTTCAAAGCTGGGGCCGTTATGATTACCAAGGGCCTTGTTTACGAATATGCATTGAACAAGCATGCTTAAGTGCGATGGGATTACCTTCAGAATATGAGCCTAGCGCCCTGCAATACGGTGGTATCAAAACCATCTGCACGTATGCAGGCAAAGATTATCAAGCGCAATGGAATGAAGCGGTAAGGATGCTCAGCTACTTAGCCAAGAGAGAGGGCAAGATACCAGGACAACGCTGCTGGGGTAAAAGCGCTTTGTACTAAGCGTTGTAACCTAACCATCCATTGACATCATTTTCAATACACATGCTGAGAAATTTCACTGCGCTCCATGTGTGTCTCATCTTAATCCAAACTTAAAGGAAATCATTATCATGTCTTATACAAACACGATTACTCCATGCGCCATCTACGTTGACGGCGCTGCGCCCAATAATCAACACGGCTGCCTAAAAGGTGGGATTGGCATAGCGATTTACAACTCAGAGCAGCAATTGATTCATACCGACTCGACGACCATCAATAGACCTACTGATAACGCTGAATTAGAGCTTATCGCGCTGGTGGAAGGGTTAGAATTCGCTAATGATGGCGATACGGTCTATTCAGACAATGAGTATTGCGTAAAGGGTTACAATGAATGGCTGGACGGTTGGAAAGCCAAAGGCTGGCGTAAAGCCAATAATAAACCCATTGCCAATCGTGAGCTTTGGCAATTAGTGGATTCACTGCGTTCAATGAAATTTGTGCATGTCGTTAAAGTAAAAGCTCATGCGGGCATTGAAGGGAATGAAAAGGCCGACAAACTGGCGACACAAGCCGCAATACGCTGATATTTACCCCGCTCACAGAGCCTTAAAAATTAGACAAGGAGAGCCCCCCACGTCCTTGTCTATCAACCGACACCATTATCGAACAAACAAGCCCACGTTTATGTTTACCACGCAACATGGAGCCTATCTAACATGAGCCGATATCTTTACCCTACACCAGCCAACCTTCATCAAACACCGGACACCAAACACACCTTGTTGAATATTCAATCGGCACTCACCGATGCCATGGGACGTTACCAGCAACTGGTTATCCTACCCGTTTCGTTAATCGTACCGGCAGGGCTTAACATCTACTGCAATGAAGACACCGGAGAGTCTCACCTACATCACTTAATGACTTCATTACAACAGCGCATTAACGATTCTGTTGACGGGTATCATGAAAAAGGACAAATCGCTGGCGTGTGGGAGGCCAATATCACCACCAGGCCTGTCAGGTACAAGTTATGCTTACTTCTCAATCAGACCTGGATGCAATCTCATCCAGACAGCTATTCTTGTTTCAGAGCACGCATTCAAGACAGCTGGCGGTCGACATTAGGCCTGTTACCTTCTCACGACAGCTACCCTGCCTCCAGCCTTGTATCCACACTCAAAGCCGAAGCGGTATCGATTAATCAACGACAAGGGTTTCTACTGGTACAGATGTGGGGTGACATTTATTATGAAAAATAAGAGAGGTATGAAAATTTAGGCTCAGACTAGAGTGGGTAAGGCTTAGAACGGTTTAACAGTAGTTACTAATAGAACATTTAATTCTGGAAATTTTTCCTTAAATTCAAAAATAATTTATCACTAAAAGCACCAAAATGATCTACTTTTCTCGCAATTAATTACTTCTTAAATCCCCATTTATCGATCGTTAAATCTGAATTTAATGTGGCTGGAGGGCGCTGAATTCCTCATCGTATTTCGCTGCTGCTAGGACAGGATAATAAGTTGGACAGCTTTCCAACAATGTCAGCCACAACATGATTATAAACTACCCTCAATCACTTCGTAAACTGATGAGTCCTGTAAACTTAGTTTCGAGACAACACTTCCAGATACGACCCCGTTTCCCTTAAAGCCCGTCTTACTCTGATAATTGATATCCACTATCAGCTTTCCGTATTTATTCTTTTGACCTTCTAGTTTAATCACGTAAACCAAAGTTGTTCTTCCTTTTTGGACTTGGCGTTTATCCAGCAATATCGCAACGGCATTGTCTAGTGCTCCGGGAATGTCTTGCAAGACTTCTTTAGGTAGGTCAATCGACTTGGCTCTCTTGAGCTCTCGACTCATTCGCTTTAAGCGCCAGTCATCAATAAAAATCGTGGCAGACTTTGACTGTACTTTCTCAAACGCAGAGACACTCAATAACCCAACACTGGTGGCCTTACCGCGAGCTGTGCCATCAATGACTGGCGTCGACCAGGTGTTAAAGTACTTTGAAAGCTGGCTAATATACGCTTTATTTTGGGATAGAACCTCTTTGCGATACACCTCTGGCATTGACGCAATGTACTCACCGAGTGAATTATCTGGCCCCAACCACACCTTACCTACATTATAGTCCCAACCAACACCAACACCTTCAGCAACTTCCCCATATAATTCCCCTGTACGAGTATTGATTCGCTCGCTAGTTTTTATTTCTGGAGAGTGGCTGATGGTTAGATTTTCACGGTTGATATCATCTTCGGACTTACTCAATACGTAGCACCGACATCCAAAGTCATTGGGAGGCATGTATGTATCCCAAAACGGATCATCAATGGGCAGTGTCAAATATCGCCATTTATCGTGTTCATCACGAACCCTATCATCACCGACAGTCATATAAGTTAGATAAGGGCGATTTTTCTTCTGGCGCTCGAACTGTTGCCAGCGCCCAGCGCTATACGCACTATTTAAATTATTATTAAAAATCACCTTGGTGCGCCAGCCACGCTTTCCGTTATAAGTCCAACCATGAGACAGCACAGTTTCATCAAAAGCTTTTCTAAAATCAGTGATGGTTTTTCCCTGGCTCAGCGCCTCATTCAATGCATCATGAAGGTCCTTTAATAAACTCATTTTTGTGGCTCCAGCAACTGCGAAGCCCCTTGCTCGAGGCGCACCCAACATGTCATCCCAATGTCGGGTAGGAATATTGAGTTTCTTGAGCATTACCTCAGTAGCTTCAACATGAGGCACACTCGCCACGTTAACGTCCGACATCACTCATTCCTTGAGTAAAGTACCTTTCAAATACAGCACTGATAAGACTCTGAGTAGAATCATCGTCCAACTGAGCAAACAGTGTCGGTAAGTCATCCATAAAAGTCTTAAGAGTTTTCCCATCCTTTTCGTAACGAAGCAGCATTTGATAAAGCGGCTCGATATAATCCTCTTCTAGCGTATTATCAAGCTGGCTTGATGGTGTTTGACTCTCTTTTGAGGTCGGTGCACTGAACGCGCTGACTGTGGGTGTCACCATCGATGGCGTGTCCACTTGCAGCTTAACAGTATCTTCACCTTGGTTTGCCTGGCGAATACCGAGCTTGTCATGCACCTCAGAGACCGGGATTTTGTCAGACAGTTTCGCAGCCTGAGTAAGAATACTCGCCATATCGGATGTGGGTTTATGTCTTTTCACTAGCCGCATCGTAGGGGGGGGGACATCTGGACCAATGTTGAATTCGGTGATCCACGAAAACATTTGGTCGTAACTGGCTTCGATAATACGACGGTCTGATTCAGTCACCATCCCCTCGCGCTTTAAAGCCGTTTCTGAGGCCGCTCTAGAGCCATTCTGCGTTTGTTCTGTGGCTAAAGTCTGTGAAGTTAGTGCTTTCGACATCTCACGGTTACATACATCAATAATGACTTTTTGAGGTAACGTGCTACCCGATGCCGTCACTTCCAAAAGCTCAATCTTATCTCCGTCAGGTATAGCGGCTGCACCATCCTCTCGAAGGGTCAGCAGCGCATCAAGCAACTCTTGTTGCTCTTCAGGTAAGGTGCCTTGCGGATATTTACCGATTGGCCAAGGCATACCAAAGCGCTCACAGAACTTATAGAACATCCGAAAGCCACCATGCTTAAACGTATACGGCCAGAAGCAACTACTCAATAAGGCAACCCCATATGGATTATCGCTGTCGTGCATGTGGCGAGTGATCAAAAATCGCTTGTCCGGCACTTCTTCACCTTGATAAGGGTTAGCCCTAGTGAGTAATCTAAGCTCATTGTCGGCGGTATACACCAAGCGGCGATTAGGAACATCAATCACACGCTTAGGTAACAAG
Coding sequences within it:
- a CDS encoding transporter, giving the protein MDIDIIIVLVYFAFLIGLGWVFRSAAANTSEYFRGGGKMLWWMVGSSAFMMALSAMTFTGLMGKALTSGMSVAVVFFANALGYFINYLFFAAKARQMRVISPIEGVRLRLGQVNEQVFTWANVPLSVLQAAIWLNGLAVFTSAVIGVPLEQTIVGAGLVVLFISLVGGSWAVIASDFMQMIIITVMTFIAALVAIWKSGGVGNLLEVGLPTQQLIGEGYSYSYLFVGWFICIFVKQFFSTNNMVDSYRFIASKDTKNARKAALLACSLMIIGPLMWFLPAWFVAGNYPDTSAWGLEELGNKVADATYYMFVKNEMPVGMVGLMLAAMFAATMSSMDSALNRNAGIILKSVYEPYLCKEMTEKKLMNASRILTAAFGIIIIVAALFLTSLKQFGLFDLMMLVGTLVGFPVLIPSILCFFIRKTPDWAGWGTIVVGMFVSAVIAFVITPEMIQSLLGLDEPLSSREFAEMKSVTLGVIGHMTITLPFFVLSQLFYKGHSAKRESEVNQFFTNIDTEVVVEENATSIAMDNKQRDMLGKMLLIAAVFLSLLVLIPNPMWGRMLFVLVALIIGGIGALLLHAAKRAGRPVSQSSATNHV
- a CDS encoding acyltransferase; translated protein: MSVQQKFGGELSDEEFRKFTLYTSQSNNKHDDEARAKILGFTSSNVRVAPGAIIRIGENQIGARSYVGLYSYINGDVVIQEDVSIGPHVSIVGGNHVFEPETQCFSGRSSWQEGKVIIERGVWLTTGVVITPGTTVGACSLVCANSVVTGDIAPYSIVAGAPAKQIGTIDPKSGQYHWFNKE
- a CDS encoding heparinase II/III family protein; translated protein: MLSLSRKHDFQLFTAPTEQSAVVNPPSFNWPQTRYEGVYHLELESLTSQKSWSWSDVQSPLQLDFALASGQYRWRVRCVESHESSDWIHFSIDEHTEVYLAPTAAELFEACRDNDQFLLYFDADIATVNTASHGIEEKLRASVTDLDIESIQYPNHYRRGLEEGKRTAIANVRNWIDRDLMALTLLYRIWGDDKSGKRACQILLRLAEWSPEGPASLLRPCTWGDEVGLSLSRNLYLAYHWLSPLLKEEERGFVRPLLVRLAFQMEERLEQDQFKQFPGHSHTSRLPAYLGIAALCLHKEFDLKTCERWLSYALMIYRGVLPFYGGKDGSWVEGPFYSSSYTKWHHPFFLAVERLSGFSFYHHPFYKNHVNFAMDFVATQERIHPFGDGFWCQRDGKEWPGFFAQNPLRIYAQRFGDHRAQARSRDLESEIDVYQLHLLDIVPTLPQLDYQTASQKGKVSAIPSIPQHVYYTYAGLGKITHDSTSLYYRASQFGNSSHRHADQGNFAYVDQGQNILTPSGSYGYRFGSQHHSQWTRTTQAHNLPLIDGVGQKLDCPSGVAHLVGHRAVDGFDIVVLDLADAYVDCERYYRTFVFVKQLGLIVFDQIHLETAKPLQWRLHTPCDVAFNPSGVTLALEQQSYQVNVTGHQLQAPELVDEINDEDVFCTSVESDAQKDIRHIEWRIAAHKQHRILMQCSQSNALQCALKEDEWIVEAEGQRLILPSLKSVSPNEYLNNLATTNG
- a CDS encoding polysaccharide lyase family 7 protein; this translates as MNNYSKTLLALTIAAMSSSAAAQLDPAKSPSENFDLSMWKIVIPMEDTKPERQGKVMELSKAEVNQGYQHPQWFYTDKKSGAMVFAAPNKAMTTPNSSNARSELHALISDKHDIGPYEPENNFVLASHPKASEFGAIGGKMSATLAVDHVSLSGDHRHNDSFSVVIGQIHAGTNEPLKIFYRKLPDQEYGSVYWNYENNALGEDYHRRLDISHNVFGQAKLRFGQPEPTDGIKLGEKFSYDVQVDGDVMYLEFTKNLESEAPISRHFAIDLAKGQYLGNKYDAGYKNEWFFFKAGAYNQCNTGVVRCTNNGIEAGDYTQASFYKLEIKH
- a CDS encoding inovirus-type Gp2 protein, which encodes MSQHSSSHRYNLNHIQDIESVLSQALNLFKRVSVFRFDVHYPNFHPDDPTSYRTQEFTKKFLGSLTSKSEHMTGQKATFYYLWCKEHNIEKGPPLPHYHFALILNGNQFQSWGRYDYQGPCLRICIEQACLSAMGLPSEYEPSALQYGGIKTICTYAGKDYQAQWNEAVRMLSYLAKREGKIPGQRCWGKSALY
- a CDS encoding ribonuclease HI; translation: MSYTNTITPCAIYVDGAAPNNQHGCLKGGIGIAIYNSEQQLIHTDSTTINRPTDNAELELIALVEGLEFANDGDTVYSDNEYCVKGYNEWLDGWKAKGWRKANNKPIANRELWQLVDSLRSMKFVHVVKVKAHAGIEGNEKADKLATQAAIR
- a CDS encoding phage minor head protein, yielding MSDVNVASVPHVEATEVMLKKLNIPTRHWDDMLGAPRARGFAVAGATKMSLLKDLHDALNEALSQGKTITDFRKAFDETVLSHGWTYNGKRGWRTKVIFNNNLNSAYSAGRWQQFERQKKNRPYLTYMTVGDDRVRDEHDKWRYLTLPIDDPFWDTYMPPNDFGCRCYVLSKSEDDINRENLTISHSPEIKTSERINTRTGELYGEVAEGVGVGWDYNVGKVWLGPDNSLGEYIASMPEVYRKEVLSQNKAYISQLSKYFNTWSTPVIDGTARGKATSVGLLSVSAFEKVQSKSATIFIDDWRLKRMSRELKRAKSIDLPKEVLQDIPGALDNAVAILLDKRQVQKGRTTLVYVIKLEGQKNKYGKLIVDINYQSKTGFKGNGVVSGSVVSKLSLQDSSVYEVIEGSL
- a CDS encoding DUF935 family protein, translating into MISDKDKRKLASSVMSAGLLSGRGNDPAFYAGLSVMPNPDYTLRMLGKAQATYDAIMADSHVIGEIRAVRSGLLGFDRQLKPGDDSKEAQQAFELCQMWMRKRPAPGKLWNDVTWNMGEAVFRGMRGHELEWMLMDGYLLPKRVIDVPNRRLVYTADNELRLLTRANPYQGEEVPDKRFLITRHMHDSDNPYGVALLSSCFWPYTFKHGGFRMFYKFCERFGMPWPIGKYPQGTLPEEQQELLDALLTLREDGAAAIPDGDKIELLEVTASGSTLPQKVIIDVCNREMSKALTSQTLATEQTQNGSRAASETALKREGMVTESDRRIIEASYDQMFSWITEFNIGPDVPPPTMRLVKRHKPTSDMASILTQAAKLSDKIPVSEVHDKLGIRQANQGEDTVKLQVDTPSMVTPTVSAFSAPTSKESQTPSSQLDNTLEEDYIEPLYQMLLRYEKDGKTLKTFMDDLPTLFAQLDDDSTQSLISAVFERYFTQGMSDVGR